A single region of the Oleispira antarctica RB-8 genome encodes:
- the ilvD gene encoding Dihydroxy-acid dehydratase yields MPEYRSKTSTGGRNMAGARALWRATGMKDDDFSKPIIAVSNSFTQFVPGHVHLKDMGQLVAREIEKAGGVAKEFNTIAVDDGIAMGHDGMLYSLPSRELIADSVEYMVNAHCADAIVCISNCDKITPGMLLASLRLNIPVIFVSGGPMEAGKTKLSEHKLDLVDAMVIAADDTASDEKVAEYERSACPTCGSCSGMFTANSMNCLMEALGLALPGNGSLLATHSDREELFLKAGRQIVENAKRYYEQDDESVLPRSIANFKAFENAMTLDIVMGGSTNTILHLLAAAQEAELDFDLKDIDRLSRNVPQLCKVAPNSPLYHMEDVHRAGGIMAILGEIDRAGLLHNELPTVHSASMKDALDTWDIMRNPTSEVLEFYKAGPAGIPTQTAFSQSTRYPTVDGDRENGCIRNLENAYSIEGGLAVLYGNIALDGCVVKTAGVDESIHVFHGKAKIFESQDSAVAGILADEVKEGDIVIIRYEGPKGGPGMQEMLYPTSYLKSKGLGAACALLTDGRFSGGTSGLSIGHCSPEAASGGAIGLLVEGDEIIIDIPNRSINVQLSDEELASRRAAQDAKGWKPAEERPRKVSTALKIYAKFATSADKGAVRDLSLLD; encoded by the coding sequence ATGCCAGAATATCGCAGTAAAACTTCCACTGGCGGCCGTAATATGGCCGGCGCTCGTGCCCTATGGCGCGCAACAGGCATGAAAGACGATGATTTTTCTAAGCCAATTATCGCGGTTTCAAACAGCTTTACCCAGTTTGTACCGGGCCACGTTCACCTAAAAGATATGGGGCAATTAGTAGCCCGTGAAATTGAAAAAGCCGGTGGCGTTGCTAAAGAATTCAATACCATTGCGGTTGATGATGGTATCGCAATGGGCCATGACGGTATGCTTTACAGCTTACCAAGCCGTGAGTTAATCGCTGATTCTGTTGAATACATGGTAAACGCACACTGTGCAGACGCCATTGTATGCATCTCTAACTGCGACAAAATCACACCTGGAATGTTGCTAGCCTCTTTACGCTTAAACATTCCTGTTATTTTCGTTTCTGGCGGACCTATGGAAGCGGGTAAAACCAAGCTTTCAGAGCATAAGCTAGACCTTGTTGATGCGATGGTTATCGCCGCTGACGATACCGCGAGCGACGAAAAAGTAGCGGAATACGAGCGCAGTGCTTGCCCTACCTGTGGCTCTTGCTCAGGTATGTTCACGGCAAACTCGATGAACTGCCTAATGGAAGCGTTAGGTCTGGCCTTGCCAGGTAACGGCTCCCTATTAGCGACTCACAGTGATCGTGAAGAGCTTTTCTTAAAAGCTGGCCGTCAAATTGTTGAAAACGCTAAGCGTTATTACGAGCAAGATGATGAGTCTGTATTGCCGCGCTCAATCGCCAACTTCAAAGCGTTTGAAAATGCCATGACCCTCGATATCGTGATGGGCGGTTCGACCAATACCATTCTTCACTTATTGGCCGCAGCACAAGAAGCTGAACTAGATTTTGATTTGAAAGACATCGATCGCCTTTCTCGCAACGTTCCTCAGCTGTGTAAAGTAGCGCCTAACTCGCCGCTTTATCACATGGAAGATGTTCACCGCGCTGGTGGCATCATGGCTATTTTGGGCGAAATCGACCGTGCAGGCTTATTGCATAACGAGTTGCCAACGGTTCATAGCGCGAGCATGAAAGACGCCCTCGATACATGGGACATCATGCGCAACCCAACATCGGAAGTGCTTGAATTCTACAAGGCTGGTCCTGCGGGCATTCCAACACAAACCGCTTTTAGCCAAAGCACTCGGTACCCTACGGTAGACGGCGATCGCGAGAATGGTTGTATCCGTAATCTTGAGAACGCTTATTCAATAGAAGGTGGTCTAGCGGTTCTTTATGGCAACATTGCTTTAGATGGCTGCGTGGTTAAGACGGCGGGCGTTGATGAATCCATCCACGTTTTCCACGGTAAAGCGAAGATCTTTGAATCACAAGATAGCGCTGTTGCGGGCATTTTGGCCGATGAAGTGAAAGAAGGCGATATCGTCATCATTCGCTACGAAGGACCTAAAGGCGGCCCAGGTATGCAAGAAATGCTATACCCAACGTCTTACTTGAAGTCTAAAGGTTTGGGAGCGGCGTGCGCTTTATTAACCGACGGTCGCTTCTCTGGTGGTACTTCAGGTCTATCCATCGGTCACTGTTCTCCAGAAGCTGCTTCCGGTGGTGCGATTGGTCTATTGGTAGAAGGTGATGAAATCATCATCGACATTCCAAACCGCAGTATCAATGTTCAGTTAAGCGATGAAGAATTAGCAAGTCGCCGTGCTGCACAAGATGCTAAAGGCTGGAAGCCTGCTGAAGAACGTCCACGTAAAGTCAGCACTGCATTAAAAATCTATGCGAAGTTCGCCACCAGTGCCGATAAAGGTGCTGTACGTGATCTGAGTTTATTAGATTAA
- a CDS encoding Putative methyl-accepting chemotaxis sensory transducer: MGFLSNISIKNKHLIILCSVILGLLLTTAVSVYEFNRIGQLSNILLIKEKLSGDVLTLRKHEKDFFARKDIKYGDKFTNAVIQTQTGIAQLEAALAHQQLASSQAETLSGLVTDYGAIFERIVMLQTEIGLDAQSGLYGSLRVAVHDIETLAADAEQYEILFHMLMLRRNEKDFMLRRDSKYIAQFEKNYSNFNNALDEFQPYSIDEMTRKISRYRTDFKSLVEKEIQLGLDVNSGLLGELRATVHQTEASFNALTEFVSAEIAKTTQNVYTTLGGIILLILVMLSSLMMMISRAIYKPVESITERIHIIADDLDLTQLVNHVSHDEVGALSKSFDALISSLRDTVNQVKDGSIQVAQASEEMSCITKEVGDASEQQQHEIEQAVTAINEMTATIQSIAENANTAASAVTDVTAEIGRGKAVTDDARTEIEYLNTEVEGAAKAIEELQKKSENIGEILSTISAIAEQTNLLALNAAIEAARAGEQGRGFAVVADEVRTLASRTQESTESIRENINQFQRGTAEVVETVTRSRDRAQSGIEKVSQSSQILDSIYINISHINDMNTQVATAAKEQGFASEEINRNVVRISELAEVCHEQANQAATASGELAKLGSELQGTVQRFKV; this comes from the coding sequence ATGGGTTTTCTAAGTAATATAAGCATTAAGAATAAACACTTAATTATTCTATGCAGTGTCATTTTAGGATTATTACTGACAACGGCAGTGAGTGTTTATGAATTTAATCGCATTGGCCAACTCAGTAATATATTACTTATTAAGGAGAAATTGAGCGGGGATGTATTAACCTTGCGTAAGCATGAAAAAGACTTTTTTGCGCGTAAAGATATAAAGTATGGTGATAAATTTACTAACGCAGTGATCCAAACACAAACCGGTATTGCTCAATTAGAAGCCGCTTTGGCGCATCAACAATTAGCGAGCAGCCAGGCTGAAACATTGTCTGGATTAGTGACTGATTACGGTGCTATTTTTGAGCGAATAGTAATGTTACAAACCGAAATAGGATTGGATGCCCAAAGTGGTTTGTATGGTTCATTACGGGTAGCAGTTCATGATATTGAAACATTGGCAGCAGATGCAGAGCAGTATGAAATTCTATTTCACATGCTGATGTTGCGCCGTAACGAAAAAGATTTCATGCTGCGTCGTGATAGTAAGTATATCGCTCAGTTCGAAAAAAATTATTCTAACTTTAATAATGCTCTTGATGAATTCCAACCTTATTCTATTGATGAAATGACTAGGAAAATTTCACGCTACCGTACAGACTTTAAAAGCTTAGTCGAAAAAGAAATTCAGTTAGGACTCGATGTAAACTCAGGTCTATTAGGAGAGCTGCGAGCGACAGTTCACCAAACAGAAGCCTCTTTTAACGCGTTAACCGAGTTTGTTAGTGCTGAAATTGCTAAGACGACACAAAATGTTTATACAACATTAGGCGGTATTATTCTGCTCATACTGGTTATGTTATCGAGTTTGATGATGATGATTTCCCGTGCGATTTATAAACCTGTAGAAAGCATTACCGAAAGAATTCATATCATTGCAGATGATTTAGACCTTACTCAGCTGGTCAATCATGTTTCTCATGATGAAGTGGGTGCTTTGTCGAAATCTTTCGATGCTCTTATATCCAGCTTGCGAGATACCGTTAATCAAGTGAAAGACGGATCGATTCAAGTAGCGCAGGCGTCTGAAGAAATGTCATGCATCACCAAAGAGGTTGGTGATGCTAGTGAGCAACAGCAGCATGAAATCGAACAAGCCGTGACGGCGATTAATGAAATGACTGCTACGATTCAAAGCATCGCTGAGAACGCCAATACGGCAGCTTCTGCGGTAACGGATGTAACCGCTGAAATCGGCCGAGGTAAAGCGGTAACGGATGATGCTCGTACTGAAATTGAGTATTTGAATACCGAGGTCGAAGGTGCTGCTAAGGCGATTGAAGAGTTACAAAAAAAGAGTGAAAACATTGGCGAAATTTTATCCACCATCAGTGCGATTGCTGAACAAACAAACCTATTAGCATTGAATGCGGCGATTGAGGCTGCTCGTGCCGGTGAGCAAGGCCGTGGTTTTGCGGTTGTCGCGGATGAAGTAAGAACACTCGCGAGTCGTACTCAAGAATCAACAGAATCCATCCGCGAAAATATTAATCAATTTCAACGAGGAACCGCAGAAGTGGTTGAAACAGTCACGCGTTCTCGTGATAGAGCTCAATCAGGCATCGAAAAAGTCTCTCAATCTAGTCAAATTTTAGATTCTATTTATATCAATATTTCTCATATTAACGACATGAATACACAAGTTGCGACTGCCGCGAAAGAACAAGGTTTTGCTTCAGAAGAAATTAATCGAAATGTGGTTAGAATTAGCGAACTCGCTGAGGTCTGCCATGAACAGGCAAATCAAGCGGCTACTGCCAGTGGTGAATTAGCCAAGTTAGGGTCTGAATTACAAGGCACGGTGCAGCGCTTTAAGGTTTAA
- a CDS encoding Predicted signal transduction protein, with protein MHSASSRDTLHLLLLTHKQNDAEDLVSLLRNSGRATRAHMVSSLEDFKVQIQEKTWDLILAEPKAQDIDPKELFKQIKRLDKDLPVIILAEDVDPMQLEFYLKLGACDVVPEDESNLLSMVIQRELGNLNSRRILRTTQVKLRDAERRCQSLLESSKDAITYIHDGMHIYANQAYLDLFGYDNVDDLEGMPVMDMVASSDQENLKQSLKSFLMAGGNVDLKYSGLKTDASEFPLTMSLSSATYADESCTQIVIRAKSNNSDLEAKLKDISSRDLLTGLYNKPHFMNSLESAVDRAVLKGNIGAAMYINIDRYGKIKSQVGINNTDSVLCSVANYLKSAINKEDTLARIGEDVFAWVRPNINAEEALAAAEKFRDGIEHLVIDANSQTVTITASIGVALINDSCSDPRDILQRSHQAADAVRHDEGHEKGNGTHLFVAREEAPDNSENGIEKQVLEALKAGSFNLLFQPLINLKGDEQEHYETLLRMPQSDGEEVSAGDFLNGFTISEDLKRKIDRWVILHSTKLLSEHRQQNLKTRLFVNLSAASLMDKTLASWIGVALNAAKLDKNSVIFQFNEEDATKFLTQAQEFTANLKANNYACSLSRFGCSLKPFQTLKHLSLDYVKVDGSFTHELNKPESLATLKQVLAELHEQGLKTIVPLVESASAVASLWQLGTHFIQGYYVQPPQAGMAYNFSDDGE; from the coding sequence ATGCATTCTGCTAGTAGTCGAGATACGCTTCATCTATTGCTATTGACCCATAAACAAAATGACGCGGAAGATTTGGTTAGCTTGTTGCGAAATTCAGGTCGAGCCACTCGCGCTCACATGGTCTCCTCCTTAGAAGATTTCAAAGTTCAGATTCAAGAGAAGACTTGGGATCTGATTTTAGCTGAACCCAAAGCCCAAGATATAGATCCCAAAGAGCTGTTTAAACAAATTAAACGTCTCGATAAAGACCTTCCAGTTATCATACTGGCTGAAGATGTTGACCCCATGCAGCTCGAGTTTTATTTAAAACTCGGAGCATGTGATGTGGTGCCTGAAGATGAAAGTAATTTACTGTCGATGGTCATTCAGCGTGAACTAGGCAACCTCAATAGCCGTCGCATCTTGCGGACAACGCAAGTTAAATTACGCGATGCAGAGAGACGCTGCCAGTCACTGTTAGAAAGTTCAAAAGACGCTATCACCTACATTCATGACGGTATGCATATTTATGCAAACCAAGCCTATCTCGACTTATTCGGCTACGATAACGTTGATGACCTTGAAGGTATGCCTGTCATGGATATGGTCGCCAGTAGCGATCAAGAAAACCTAAAGCAGTCATTGAAAAGCTTTTTAATGGCCGGTGGTAATGTTGACTTAAAATACAGCGGTTTGAAAACAGACGCATCTGAATTTCCTCTTACCATGTCCCTGTCATCAGCCACTTACGCCGATGAATCCTGCACACAAATTGTTATTCGTGCCAAATCAAATAATTCAGACCTAGAAGCCAAACTAAAAGACATTAGTAGTCGTGATTTATTAACCGGCCTTTATAATAAACCGCACTTCATGAACAGCTTAGAATCAGCCGTCGATCGCGCCGTATTAAAAGGTAACATCGGCGCGGCTATGTACATCAATATTGATAGATATGGCAAAATAAAATCACAAGTTGGTATTAACAATACCGATTCCGTTCTTTGCAGTGTGGCCAACTATTTAAAGTCTGCTATTAATAAAGAAGATACCTTGGCTCGAATTGGCGAGGACGTATTTGCTTGGGTTCGCCCAAATATCAATGCAGAAGAAGCACTCGCAGCCGCCGAGAAATTTCGCGATGGAATAGAGCACTTAGTGATAGATGCTAATTCTCAAACCGTCACAATCACCGCCAGCATTGGCGTTGCCTTAATTAATGATAGCTGCAGTGATCCACGAGATATTTTACAAAGATCGCACCAAGCTGCTGATGCAGTGCGACATGATGAAGGCCACGAAAAAGGCAATGGAACACATTTATTCGTCGCTCGAGAAGAGGCACCTGACAACAGTGAAAACGGTATTGAAAAACAGGTTTTAGAAGCACTAAAAGCAGGCTCATTCAATCTATTATTCCAACCACTCATTAACTTAAAAGGCGACGAGCAAGAACATTACGAAACTTTGCTACGCATGCCACAGAGTGATGGTGAAGAAGTCTCTGCCGGTGATTTTTTAAACGGTTTCACCATCAGCGAAGATCTAAAACGCAAAATAGACCGCTGGGTGATATTACACTCTACAAAGTTGCTGAGTGAACATCGTCAACAAAACTTAAAGACTCGATTATTCGTTAATTTAAGCGCGGCATCATTAATGGATAAAACCTTAGCCAGCTGGATTGGGGTAGCACTGAATGCGGCCAAGCTCGATAAGAATTCCGTCATCTTTCAGTTCAATGAAGAAGATGCCACTAAGTTCTTAACCCAAGCACAAGAATTTACCGCGAATCTGAAAGCCAATAACTACGCGTGTTCTTTATCGCGCTTTGGCTGCTCACTGAAGCCCTTTCAAACTCTAAAACACCTAAGCCTAGATTACGTTAAAGTTGACGGGTCCTTTACCCATGAACTAAATAAGCCGGAATCATTAGCAACCTTAAAGCAAGTATTGGCCGAACTGCACGAGCAAGGATTAAAAACCATTGTTCCACTCGTTGAATCTGCCTCTGCAGTTGCCTCTTTATGGCAATTAGGTACTCACTTTATCCAAGGTTATTACGTACAGCCACCGCAAGCAGGTATGGCTTATAACTTCTCGGATGACGGCGAATAG
- a CDS encoding Arsenical pump membrane protein, putative, with the protein MGLFERYLSVWVLLGILAGILLGTQFAGIFAMIAGLEFAHVNIVVAVLIWLMVYPMMIQVDFSALKDVGKKPKGLIMTVVINWLIKPFTMAALGWLFFEGLFADWVSPEDAQQYIAGMILLGVAPCTAMVFVWSQLTKGDANYTLVQVSLNDVIMIFAFAPIAGFLLGVSDIEVPWETLLLSTLLYVVLPLIAGILTRKLILNSDSLEGDKKVASFVQMLKPLSILGLLATVILLFGFQAEVILEKPQAIFLIAIPLLIQTYGIFAIAYGWAYLWRLPHSIAAPACMIGTSNFFELAVAVAISVFGLHSGAALATVVGVLVEVPVMLSLVALVNRTRPLFEQRAQGVS; encoded by the coding sequence ATGGGATTATTTGAGCGTTATTTATCTGTTTGGGTTTTATTAGGCATTCTGGCGGGTATTTTACTAGGGACCCAGTTTGCGGGTATTTTTGCGATGATAGCGGGCCTTGAATTCGCCCACGTTAATATCGTTGTGGCCGTGCTTATTTGGTTGATGGTCTATCCCATGATGATTCAGGTAGACTTTTCTGCCTTAAAAGATGTGGGTAAAAAGCCAAAAGGTCTCATTATGACGGTGGTAATCAATTGGTTGATCAAGCCGTTTACCATGGCTGCTTTGGGGTGGTTATTCTTTGAAGGCTTGTTTGCTGACTGGGTTTCTCCTGAAGATGCTCAGCAATATATTGCTGGTATGATTTTATTGGGTGTTGCCCCTTGTACTGCGATGGTATTCGTTTGGAGTCAGTTAACAAAAGGTGATGCAAATTATACCTTGGTTCAAGTCTCTCTAAACGACGTGATTATGATTTTTGCATTTGCGCCGATTGCCGGATTTTTATTAGGGGTAAGTGATATAGAAGTTCCGTGGGAAACACTTTTATTATCAACACTTTTGTACGTCGTTTTGCCATTAATCGCGGGTATATTAACGCGTAAGTTGATTCTAAATTCAGACAGTCTTGAGGGTGATAAAAAGGTAGCGTCTTTTGTTCAGATGTTAAAGCCTCTATCGATACTCGGGCTTCTAGCAACGGTTATTTTGTTATTTGGATTTCAAGCTGAGGTGATACTGGAAAAACCACAGGCTATCTTTTTAATCGCAATTCCTCTATTAATTCAAACTTACGGTATTTTTGCCATTGCTTATGGTTGGGCTTATTTATGGCGTTTGCCGCATTCTATTGCGGCGCCTGCCTGCATGATTGGTACATCGAACTTCTTTGAGTTAGCGGTAGCTGTGGCGATTAGTGTTTTTGGATTGCACTCAGGAGCTGCCTTAGCAACGGTTGTCGGGGTTTTGGTTGAAGTCCCTGTGATGTTGTCATTAGTGGCCTTGGTAAACAGGACGCGGCCGTTATTTGAACAGCGAGCGCAAGGCGTTTCATAA
- a CDS encoding GTPase-translation elongation factors yields the protein MDSTRTPIKLHIPSPTQNQLSFCQANVDGITNWAKNLPMANTGEAARQLYQAIRELNQLHADPLLRFKLLEVIRPYIYSIGTLLAKHFLQTSVSLNERQLKIANLSQSLQAHLATGYKLVVVNSISALGPSDKPSKIVTTSIHRAITDTTSTILRAFQLYCHPPERSWSEINQLFLLAQMRNLENYKVNDTQNRYLSTSDINAAFIRAHLLGTAKPNNLRQQDLIQLYDATELWADRVSITDCDDESALFIINLHRDTVAQYRQHLRDAQKPLFCSLNTAALVQELKFYAANPQGTSSITVPGKMSDNLLTHAIQAWGIHWQRSFRRMPTGGMLRLCIGLSATHYYIAGKKDFEKLKAELRPREIEKRHTPVIDTGSRSNNDVWAGAFDAGTSVIPENTNMNIDTIDFISKHTKEEAADTSIKYPAHEVTLINTSPGGYCLQWLGELPASIQAGEILGIQEAGVKHWAIGAIRWIRHLGKSGTQLGIELLAPKAEAGAAQLLQKTGQNGDYMRSLLLPGIKAIAQPATLILPRMPFRTGNKIDLMHNDSSGRHQLVKRIISTNSFSQFQFRNSGIKPSPQNLHQDSDLKDDDFDSLWNKL from the coding sequence ATGGATAGCACCAGAACACCGATAAAACTTCACATACCTAGCCCAACCCAGAATCAGCTATCTTTTTGCCAAGCAAATGTAGATGGCATTACTAACTGGGCTAAAAATCTTCCCATGGCGAATACGGGGGAAGCAGCAAGGCAGTTGTATCAGGCCATTCGTGAATTAAATCAATTACACGCAGATCCATTATTACGTTTCAAGTTACTTGAAGTGATCCGTCCTTATATCTATTCCATCGGTACTCTGCTGGCCAAGCATTTTTTACAAACATCCGTATCCCTAAATGAACGTCAACTTAAAATTGCTAATTTAAGTCAATCTTTGCAAGCGCACTTAGCAACCGGCTATAAACTCGTCGTCGTAAACAGTATTTCAGCACTAGGGCCCAGTGATAAACCGTCGAAAATTGTTACTACATCAATCCATCGAGCGATTACCGATACGACGAGCACCATACTGAGAGCGTTCCAGCTATATTGTCATCCCCCAGAACGTTCGTGGTCTGAGATTAACCAATTATTTTTGTTAGCGCAGATGCGCAACTTAGAAAACTACAAAGTTAATGATACCCAGAACCGATATCTCAGCACGTCCGACATAAACGCGGCTTTTATTCGTGCTCACTTATTAGGTACAGCAAAACCCAACAATCTGCGCCAACAAGACTTAATTCAGCTTTATGATGCTACCGAACTCTGGGCTGATAGAGTCAGCATCACAGACTGTGATGATGAATCTGCATTATTCATTATCAATCTACATCGCGACACTGTTGCGCAATATCGCCAACACCTGCGTGATGCACAAAAGCCTCTGTTTTGCAGCTTAAATACAGCAGCACTGGTACAAGAACTCAAATTCTATGCGGCAAACCCCCAAGGGACTAGTAGCATTACCGTACCAGGGAAAATGAGCGACAATTTATTAACCCATGCCATTCAAGCTTGGGGAATTCATTGGCAACGCTCCTTCCGTCGCATGCCAACAGGAGGCATGCTACGCCTGTGCATCGGATTAAGTGCGACTCATTATTATATTGCTGGCAAAAAAGATTTTGAAAAGCTCAAAGCCGAATTACGCCCAAGAGAAATCGAAAAGCGCCATACGCCAGTAATAGACACCGGGAGTCGTTCCAATAATGATGTTTGGGCCGGAGCATTTGATGCTGGCACCTCTGTTATTCCCGAAAATACAAACATGAACATCGATACTATTGATTTCATTAGTAAGCATACAAAAGAAGAAGCCGCTGATACCAGTATTAAGTATCCAGCCCATGAAGTGACCTTAATTAATACTAGCCCTGGTGGATATTGCCTGCAGTGGCTCGGTGAATTACCCGCCAGTATTCAAGCAGGTGAAATTTTAGGTATTCAAGAAGCAGGCGTAAAGCATTGGGCTATTGGTGCTATTCGCTGGATTCGTCATTTAGGGAAGTCAGGTACTCAACTCGGTATTGAACTGCTCGCGCCTAAGGCTGAAGCGGGTGCCGCTCAGTTATTACAAAAAACAGGACAGAACGGCGACTATATGCGTTCGTTACTATTACCGGGTATCAAAGCCATTGCTCAGCCTGCAACCCTTATTTTACCGCGCATGCCCTTTCGCACAGGAAATAAGATTGATCTTATGCACAATGATAGTTCCGGCCGTCATCAACTAGTTAAACGCATCATCTCAACGAATAGCTTTAGCCAATTTCAATTTAGAAATAGTGGTATCAAGCCTAGCCCTCAGAACTTGCATCAGGATAGTGATCTGAAAGATGATGACTTTGACTCTCTTTGGAACAAGTTGTGA
- a CDS encoding putative phosphotyrosine protein phosphatase, producing MKNEHEKKMKKVIFVCIENSCRSQMAEAFGKMHGAGKLEVYSSGSKPSGQVNPRAIEFMAELGYDLSQHDSKPLSEFEDMRFDYAITMGCGDECPMITADKREDWGIPDPKHEEPERFREIRSIIEEKVKALISA from the coding sequence ATGAAAAATGAGCATGAGAAAAAGATGAAAAAAGTAATCTTCGTATGTATTGAAAATTCTTGTCGTAGCCAAATGGCTGAGGCGTTTGGCAAAATGCACGGTGCTGGCAAGCTTGAGGTATACAGTTCAGGCAGTAAGCCTTCTGGGCAGGTGAACCCTAGAGCTATCGAATTTATGGCTGAGCTGGGTTATGACTTGTCTCAGCATGATTCCAAACCATTGTCTGAATTTGAGGATATGCGTTTTGATTATGCAATCACTATGGGCTGTGGCGATGAGTGTCCAATGATTACAGCTGATAAACGTGAGGACTGGGGCATTCCTGATCCAAAGCATGAGGAGCCTGAGCGCTTCCGTGAAATACGATCTATTATTGAAGAAAAAGTGAAAGCATTAATCTCAGCTTAA
- a CDS encoding probable transcriptional regulator, ArsR family produces the protein MLPIELFKALSDLTRLQCILLIQHEQELCVCELMAALELSQPKVSRHLALLREVGLLEAERRGQWIYYRLSPTLETWVLSILTQASPQQNLTELTQRLTSMGDRPERVAQCC, from the coding sequence ATGCTCCCCATCGAATTATTTAAGGCCCTGAGTGATCTCACTCGTTTGCAATGCATTTTACTCATTCAGCACGAGCAAGAATTGTGTGTGTGTGAGCTCATGGCTGCGCTTGAATTAAGTCAGCCGAAAGTATCTCGCCACCTAGCACTGCTACGCGAAGTGGGTCTATTAGAAGCCGAGCGTCGGGGTCAGTGGATCTATTATCGTCTATCCCCAACACTAGAAACATGGGTATTGAGTATTCTTACTCAGGCCTCACCGCAGCAAAATCTTACAGAATTAACACAGCGCTTAACCAGTATGGGTGATCGCCCTGAACGGGTCGCTCAGTGCTGTTAG
- a CDS encoding Response regulator receiver modulated diguanylate cyclase has translation MKNKVLIVEDSSVILKILKHIAKQSLELEPLFASTMAEAQNLYEKHKDELFAGIIDLALPDAPNGEMVDFLLAENFPVIVLTGSYKEERRAALVKQGVVDYVVKESRYSYRYAINMVNRLYKNQKIQVLVVEDSKQYRKHIVRLLMAHKYQVLEAVNGLEAMDQLKQHPNIKMVITDYNMPEMDGFELVQAIRRQYEKADMIIIGLSGEDGGLLSIKFIKNGADDFLNKPFQQEEFYCRITNNIESLEQMHRIQELADRDYLTSLYNRRYFCEEGDKLLKQAIKNNTEFSLVAIDLDNFKSVNDEYGHEAGDEVLKVFSRELESILGRFLIARIGGEEFCIIVPGLSNSKVVNLIDGFKQHLAAKIIDVNDEDFIRLAFSAGVTNIKYETITASLNQADEYLYRAKEAGRNMVIGDD, from the coding sequence ATGAAAAATAAAGTTCTTATCGTTGAAGACAGTTCTGTCATTCTAAAAATCTTAAAACACATTGCTAAGCAGTCTCTTGAGTTAGAGCCTTTGTTTGCTTCTACCATGGCAGAGGCGCAAAACTTATACGAAAAGCATAAAGATGAGCTATTCGCAGGCATTATCGATTTGGCTCTCCCTGATGCACCTAATGGTGAAATGGTTGATTTTCTTTTAGCAGAAAACTTTCCTGTTATTGTACTCACTGGAAGTTACAAGGAAGAGAGGCGAGCGGCATTGGTAAAGCAGGGCGTTGTCGATTATGTGGTAAAAGAGAGCCGTTATTCTTATCGTTATGCGATTAATATGGTTAATCGGTTGTATAAAAATCAGAAGATCCAAGTATTGGTTGTTGAAGATTCTAAGCAATACCGTAAGCATATTGTGCGTTTATTAATGGCGCACAAATACCAAGTATTGGAAGCGGTAAATGGTCTTGAAGCGATGGATCAGCTGAAGCAGCACCCTAATATAAAAATGGTTATTACTGATTACAATATGCCAGAAATGGATGGTTTTGAATTGGTACAAGCTATTCGTCGCCAGTATGAAAAAGCAGACATGATCATTATCGGATTGTCAGGAGAAGATGGCGGCCTTTTATCGATAAAGTTTATCAAAAATGGAGCCGACGATTTTCTTAATAAGCCTTTTCAGCAGGAAGAGTTTTATTGTCGTATAACGAATAACATCGAGTCGTTAGAGCAAATGCATAGGATTCAAGAACTGGCGGACCGTGATTATTTAACCTCTCTGTATAATCGTCGCTATTTCTGTGAGGAGGGCGATAAGCTATTAAAGCAAGCGATAAAGAATAATACAGAATTTTCATTAGTCGCGATTGATCTCGATAATTTCAAATCTGTGAATGACGAATATGGTCATGAAGCAGGTGATGAAGTATTGAAAGTATTTTCACGAGAGTTAGAAAGTATACTGGGTCGATTCTTGATAGCTCGTATCGGCGGCGAAGAGTTTTGTATCATTGTGCCCGGGCTCAGTAATAGCAAAGTAGTGAATCTTATCGACGGTTTTAAGCAACACTTAGCTGCTAAAATTATTGATGTTAATGATGAAGACTTTATACGCTTAGCTTTTAGTGCAGGTGTGACCAATATCAAATACGAGACTATTACTGCTTCATTGAATCAGGCCGATGAGTATTTATATCGTGCGAAAGAGGCAGGGCGAAATATGGTGATAGGAGATGATTAA